The following coding sequences are from one Culex quinquefasciatus strain JHB chromosome 1, VPISU_Cqui_1.0_pri_paternal, whole genome shotgun sequence window:
- the LOC119767802 gene encoding protein roadkill-like, with protein MTAPFFHFLELSAYSAAFVYFGYKLVKIFLSDEQTCRTVQKSKTYTNTWTIRKFDTIRDSSLKSVVFSGTTCDGEYVAWSYMLNPGYNGGHWASIKIQCESENKAQDVEITIEGITEKFFGAISKGTFQFPRSKLLELCSYWTGSLTLRFKVTFTKNVLEGCSYEKSISFKEPPQSTLAKDYADLLSSNQSSDITVKVGQRTFHAHKVVFIARSKVFAAMFQHDMQEAQQNQITIPDMDADVFEEVLRYIYTDSVERLPGMAYELLEAAEKYDLTRLKVLCEIELLAGITAKSATKTLEFADLYRADELKARTLQFIARNLSEIPNWKEFCSAKPDLVAEVLDEIARGNHPKALKVNTTEID; from the exons atgactgccccattttttcattttcttgaattgtctGCTTACAGTGCtgcttttgtttattttggatACAAGCTTGTAAAAATATTCTTGAGTG atgaacAAACTTGCCGTAccgttcaaaaatcaaaaacatacacAAATACATGGACAATCAGAAAATTTGACACAATTAGGGATAGCAGTTTGAAATCGGTTGTATTTTCCGGAACAACCTGCGATGGTGAATATGTGGCATGGAGTTACATGCTGAATCCGGGCTATAACGGTGGACATTGGGCATCAATTAAAATACAATGCGAGTCTGAAAATAAAGCCCAAGACGTTGAGATTACGATTGAAGGAATAACAGAAAAGTTTTTCGGTGCCATCTCGAAAGGAACATTCCAGTTTCCACGCTCTAAACTTTTGGAGCTCTGTTCTTACTGGACCGGTTCACTGACGCTCCGTTTCAAGGTCACGTTTACCAAGAATGTTCTCGAAGGATGCTCGTACGAGAAGTCGATCTCCTTCAAGGAACCTCCACAGTCCACTTTGGCCAAGGACTACGCCGATCTACTGTCGAGCAACCAGTCCAGTGACATCACGGTAAAAGTTGGCCAGCGCACATTCCACGCCCACAAAGTCGTGTTCATTGCCCGCAGCAAGGTGTTTGCGGCCATGTTCCAGCACGACATGCAGGAGGCCCAGCAGAACCAGATAACGATTCCCGACATGGACGCGGACGTGTTTGAAGAGGTGCTTCGCTACATTTACACGGACAGTGTTGAACGTCTGCCCGGGATGGCGTACGAGCTGCTGGAGGCCGCCGAAAAGTACGATCTGACCCGTTTGAAGGTCCTCTGCGAGATCGAACTGCTCGCCGGAATTACGGCGAAATCCGCCACCAAAACGTTGGAGTTTGCCGATTTGTACCGGGCGGACGAGCTGAAGGCGCGGACGCTTCAATTTATCGCTAGAAATCTGAGCGAGATTCCCAACTGGAAAGAGTTTTGCAGCGCCAAGCCGGACTTAGTGGCTGAAGTATTGGACGAAATTGCCAGAGGGAACCACCCTAAGGCACTTAAAGTGAACACAACGGAAATTGACTGA